Proteins found in one Bacillus subtilis subsp. subtilis str. 168 genomic segment:
- the tig gene encoding prolyl isomerase (trigger factor) (Evidence 1a: Function from experimental evidences in the studied strain; PubMedId: 9748346, 12224648, 16156784, 17021213; Product type e: enzyme) — MSVKWEKQEGNEGVLTVEVDAETFKTALDDAFKKVVKQVSIPGFRKGKIPRGLFEQRFGVEALYQDALDILLPVEYPKAVEEAGIEPVDRPEIDVEKIEKGESLIFTAKVTVKPEVKLGEYKGLGIEKDDTTVTDEDVQNELKALQERQAELVVKEEGAVEEGNTVVLDFEGFVDGEAFEGGKAENYSLEVGSGSFIPGFEDQLVGLEAGAEKDVEVTFPEEYHAEDLAGKPAVFKVKIHEIKAKELPELDDEFAKDIDEEVETLAELTEKTKKRLEEAKENEADAKLREELVLKASENAEIDVPQAMVDTELDRMLKEFEQRLQMQGMNLELYTQFSGQDEAALKEQMKEDAEKRVKSNLTLEAIAKAENLEVSDEEVDAELTKMAEAYNMPVENIKQAIGSTDAMKEDLKVRKAIDFLVENR, encoded by the coding sequence ATGTCTGTAAAATGGGAAAAACAAGAAGGCAACGAAGGCGTTTTAACGGTTGAAGTTGATGCTGAAACGTTTAAAACAGCACTTGATGATGCATTTAAAAAAGTAGTAAAACAAGTTTCAATTCCTGGATTCCGTAAAGGTAAAATTCCTCGCGGATTATTCGAACAGCGCTTTGGCGTAGAAGCTCTTTACCAAGATGCTTTGGATATTCTTCTTCCTGTAGAATACCCTAAAGCGGTTGAAGAAGCTGGAATCGAGCCTGTAGACCGTCCTGAAATCGATGTTGAAAAAATCGAAAAAGGCGAAAGCTTAATCTTCACTGCGAAAGTAACAGTAAAACCTGAAGTGAAGCTTGGCGAATACAAAGGCCTGGGCATTGAAAAAGACGACACAACTGTAACTGACGAAGATGTTCAAAACGAACTAAAAGCCCTTCAAGAGCGTCAAGCTGAGCTTGTTGTAAAAGAAGAAGGCGCCGTTGAAGAAGGAAACACAGTTGTTCTTGATTTCGAAGGATTCGTTGACGGCGAAGCTTTCGAAGGCGGAAAAGCTGAAAACTACTCTCTAGAAGTAGGTTCTGGTTCATTCATCCCTGGCTTCGAAGATCAATTAGTTGGCCTTGAAGCAGGTGCTGAGAAGGATGTTGAAGTGACATTCCCTGAGGAGTACCACGCTGAAGATCTTGCAGGCAAACCAGCTGTGTTTAAAGTGAAAATTCACGAAATCAAAGCGAAAGAGCTTCCTGAGCTTGACGATGAATTCGCAAAAGATATCGATGAAGAAGTGGAAACACTTGCTGAATTAACTGAAAAAACAAAGAAACGTTTAGAAGAAGCAAAAGAAAACGAAGCTGACGCTAAATTGCGTGAAGAGCTTGTTCTGAAAGCTTCTGAAAATGCTGAAATCGATGTGCCTCAAGCAATGGTCGACACTGAGCTTGACCGCATGCTGAAAGAATTCGAACAGCGTCTGCAAATGCAAGGCATGAACCTTGAGCTTTACACTCAATTCTCAGGCCAAGATGAAGCTGCGCTTAAAGAGCAAATGAAAGAAGATGCTGAAAAACGCGTAAAATCTAACCTGACTCTTGAGGCGATTGCGAAAGCGGAAAACCTTGAAGTATCAGATGAGGAAGTTGATGCTGAGCTTACAAAAATGGCTGAAGCATACAACATGCCTGTTGAAAATATTAAACAAGCCATCGGTTCTACTGACGCGATGAAAGAAGATTTAAAAGTTCGCAAAGCAATTGATTTTCTTGTAGAAAACCGTTAA
- the ysoA gene encoding putative hydrolase (Evidence 3: Putative function from multiple computational evidences; Product type e: enzyme), with amino-acid sequence MTHDKKNAKIIPFPHLKDRLVEKGMSSLKEKKYQEALELFSEAMKYDDTESDLHLGMAICFLELGELEEAESVCEKMLKEGYGHYFTVLQVYMTILIQLKKYEEVKSTIEAVLEENQLPAESAEQFYKLLDFSRKMTDPDREDEAWAEEYEDTIDTEKVLASPEEQMNLIHSLKDRNVAKYTGLLKTILQDPSAHPIIKTMIVMLLAEHEYSKPVHISKFGESLTIEPSEIVPPDAAPILHRVLRVLDETLGNENPTLYAAVEELWRRHLYVLYPFQPKLLSADLWAAALHKVGYEMHGIEIESEELHMMYEFTDRELDEACTMLKDIEEISYL; translated from the coding sequence ATGACGCATGACAAGAAAAACGCAAAAATTATTCCTTTTCCTCATCTGAAAGACCGCCTTGTGGAAAAAGGGATGTCATCACTCAAGGAAAAAAAGTATCAAGAAGCGCTTGAACTGTTTTCAGAAGCGATGAAATATGATGATACTGAATCCGATCTTCACTTAGGGATGGCCATCTGCTTTTTAGAGCTGGGCGAGCTGGAAGAGGCAGAAAGCGTGTGCGAGAAGATGCTCAAAGAAGGTTATGGCCATTATTTTACGGTTTTGCAGGTGTACATGACCATCTTAATTCAGCTCAAAAAGTACGAAGAAGTCAAAAGCACCATTGAAGCCGTTTTGGAAGAAAATCAGCTGCCGGCAGAAAGTGCCGAGCAATTTTATAAGCTGCTGGATTTCAGCCGGAAAATGACCGATCCGGATCGTGAGGACGAGGCTTGGGCCGAAGAATATGAGGATACAATTGACACCGAGAAAGTGCTGGCAAGCCCTGAGGAGCAAATGAATCTCATTCATTCCTTAAAAGACCGTAACGTAGCAAAGTATACAGGATTGCTCAAAACAATCCTCCAAGACCCCTCAGCCCATCCGATTATCAAAACGATGATTGTCATGCTGTTGGCTGAGCATGAGTACAGTAAACCTGTACACATTAGTAAATTTGGCGAGTCGTTGACAATTGAACCGTCAGAGATTGTTCCGCCTGATGCCGCGCCGATTCTTCACCGTGTTCTCAGGGTGCTAGATGAGACACTTGGAAATGAAAATCCAACCTTATATGCAGCAGTAGAAGAATTGTGGAGAAGACATTTGTACGTTTTATATCCGTTCCAGCCGAAATTGCTGTCGGCTGACCTTTGGGCGGCTGCCCTTCATAAAGTCGGTTACGAGATGCACGGGATTGAAATTGAAAGCGAAGAACTTCATATGATGTATGAATTTACAGACAGAGAACTCGATGAAGCTTGCACAATGTTAAAAGATATTGAAGAAATTTCTTATTTGTAA
- the leuD gene encoding 3-isopropylmalate dehydratase (small subunit) (Evidence 2a: Function from experimental evidences in other organisms; PubMedId: 15228537, 15916605; Product type e: enzyme): protein MEPLKSHTGKAAVLNRINVDTDQIIPKQFLKRIERTGYGRFAFFDWRYDANGEPNPEFELNQPVYQGASILIAGENFGCGSSREHAPWALDDYGFKIIIAPSFADIFHQNCFKNGMLPIRMPYDNWKQLVGQYENQSLQMTVDLENQLIHDSEGNQISFEVDPHWKEMLINGYDEISLTLLLEDEIKQFESQRSSWLQA, encoded by the coding sequence ATGGAACCTTTGAAATCACATACGGGGAAAGCAGCCGTATTAAATCGGATCAATGTGGATACAGACCAGATTATTCCTAAGCAATTTTTGAAGAGGATTGAAAGAACAGGCTACGGACGTTTTGCATTCTTTGACTGGAGATATGATGCGAATGGTGAACCGAACCCTGAATTTGAATTAAACCAGCCTGTTTATCAAGGAGCTTCCATTTTAATAGCAGGAGAAAACTTCGGCTGCGGGTCATCGCGTGAACACGCTCCGTGGGCACTTGATGATTATGGGTTTAAAATTATCATTGCGCCGTCATTCGCTGATATTTTCCATCAGAACTGCTTTAAAAACGGCATGCTTCCGATCCGCATGCCATATGACAATTGGAAACAGCTTGTCGGCCAGTATGAAAACCAGTCATTGCAAATGACTGTTGACCTTGAAAATCAGCTGATTCATGACAGTGAAGGCAATCAAATTTCATTTGAAGTTGATCCGCATTGGAAAGAGATGCTGATCAACGGATATGATGAAATTTCATTAACGCTGCTGCTGGAAGATGAAATCAAGCAATTTGAATCACAAAGAAGCTCTTGGCTTCAAGCCTGA
- the leuC gene encoding 3-isopropylmalate dehydratase (large subunit) (Evidence 2a: Function from experimental evidences in other organisms; PubMedId: 15228537, 15916605; Product type e: enzyme) produces the protein MMPRTIIEKIWDQHIVKHGEGKPDLLYIDLHLIHEVTSPQAFEGLRQKGRKVRRPQNTFATMDHNIPTVNRFEIKDEVAKRQVTALERNCEEFGVRLADLHSVDQGIVHVVGPELGLTLPGKTIVCGDSHTSTHGAFGALAFGIGTSEVEHVLSTQTLWQQRPKTLEVRVDGTLQKGVTAKDVILAVIGKYGVKFGTGYVIEYTGEVFRNMTMDERMTVCNMSIEAGARAGLIAPDEVTFEYCKNRKYTPKGEEFDKAVEEWKALRTDPGAVYDKSIVLDGNKISPMVTWGINPGMVLPVDSEVPAPESFSAEDDKKEAIRAYEYMGLTPHQKIEDIKVEHVFIGSCTNSRMTDLRQAADMIKGKKVADSVRAIVVPGSQSVKLQAEKEGLDQIFLEAGFEWRESGCSMCLSMNNDVVPEGERCASTSNRNFEGRQGKGARTHLVSPAMAAMAAIHGHFVDVRKFYQEKTVV, from the coding sequence ATGATGCCTCGAACAATCATCGAAAAGATTTGGGATCAGCATATTGTAAAACATGGTGAGGGAAAGCCGGATCTTCTCTATATTGATTTGCACCTCATTCATGAGGTGACGTCTCCTCAGGCATTTGAAGGCTTGAGACAAAAGGGAAGAAAGGTCAGAAGACCCCAAAACACATTTGCGACAATGGACCACAACATCCCGACTGTCAATCGTTTTGAGATAAAGGATGAAGTTGCGAAACGCCAGGTAACGGCGCTTGAAAGAAACTGTGAGGAATTTGGCGTGCGCCTTGCCGATCTTCACAGTGTGGATCAAGGGATTGTCCATGTCGTCGGACCTGAACTAGGCTTAACGCTTCCAGGGAAAACGATTGTGTGCGGTGACAGTCATACATCAACACATGGCGCTTTCGGCGCTCTTGCATTTGGAATCGGGACGAGTGAAGTTGAACATGTCCTTTCCACACAGACACTTTGGCAGCAGCGTCCAAAAACACTTGAAGTGCGCGTAGATGGAACGCTTCAAAAAGGGGTAACGGCAAAGGATGTCATCCTTGCTGTCATCGGCAAATACGGTGTGAAATTCGGCACAGGCTACGTCATTGAATACACTGGGGAAGTATTCAGAAATATGACGATGGATGAACGAATGACTGTTTGTAACATGTCAATTGAAGCAGGAGCAAGAGCAGGTTTGATTGCACCTGACGAGGTGACGTTTGAATATTGCAAAAATCGCAAGTACACGCCAAAAGGCGAAGAATTTGACAAGGCCGTAGAGGAATGGAAGGCGCTGCGCACAGACCCGGGCGCTGTTTACGATAAATCTATCGTCCTTGACGGCAACAAAATTTCCCCTATGGTGACATGGGGCATTAACCCGGGAATGGTTCTTCCTGTCGATTCTGAAGTTCCTGCGCCGGAAAGCTTTTCTGCAGAAGACGATAAAAAAGAAGCGATTCGTGCTTATGAATATATGGGATTGACTCCTCACCAAAAAATTGAAGACATTAAAGTGGAGCACGTATTTATCGGTTCCTGCACAAATTCCCGCATGACTGACCTTCGACAGGCTGCTGACATGATCAAAGGGAAGAAGGTAGCTGACAGCGTAAGGGCCATCGTCGTGCCCGGATCCCAAAGCGTGAAGCTTCAGGCTGAAAAAGAAGGGCTTGACCAGATTTTCTTGGAAGCTGGATTTGAATGGAGAGAGTCAGGCTGCAGCATGTGTTTGAGTATGAATAATGATGTTGTTCCTGAGGGAGAGCGCTGTGCATCAACCTCTAACCGCAACTTCGAGGGCAGACAAGGAAAAGGTGCAAGAACACATCTCGTCAGCCCGGCAATGGCTGCGATGGCTGCCATTCACGGACACTTCGTTGATGTCAGAAAGTTTTATCAGGAAAAAACAGTTGTGTAA
- the leuB gene encoding 3-isopropylmalate dehydrogenase (Evidence 1a: Function from experimental evidences in the studied strain; PubMedId: 10095787, 15228537, 15916605, 17389690; Product type e: enzyme) encodes MKKRIALLPGDGIGPEVLESATDVLKSVAERFNHEFEFEYGLIGGAAIDEHHNPLPEETVAACKNADAILLGAVGGPKWDQNPSELRPEKGLLSIRKQLDLFANLRPVKVFESLSDASPLKKEYIDNVDFVIVRELTGGLYFGQPSKRYVNTEGEQEAVDTLFYKRTEIERVIREGFKMAAARKGKVTSVDKANVLESSRLWREVAEDVAQEFPDVKLEHMLVDNAAMQLIYAPNQFDVVVTENMFGDILSDEASMLTGSLGMLPSASLSSSGLHLFEPVHGSAPDIAGKGMANPFAAILSAAMLLRTSFGLEEEAKAVEDAVNKVLASGKRTRDLARSEEFSSTQAITEEVKAAIMSENTISNV; translated from the coding sequence TTGAAGAAACGTATTGCTCTATTGCCCGGAGACGGGATCGGCCCTGAAGTATTAGAATCAGCGACAGACGTACTGAAAAGTGTTGCCGAACGCTTTAACCATGAATTTGAATTTGAATATGGCCTGATTGGAGGGGCGGCTATTGATGAACATCATAACCCCCTCCCGGAGGAAACCGTTGCTGCTTGTAAAAATGCAGACGCGATATTGCTTGGTGCTGTCGGCGGACCGAAATGGGATCAAAATCCTTCGGAACTGAGACCGGAAAAAGGGCTGCTCAGCATCAGAAAACAGCTTGATTTGTTTGCGAATTTGCGGCCTGTGAAGGTATTTGAAAGCCTTTCTGACGCTTCGCCTTTGAAAAAAGAATATATAGATAATGTTGATTTCGTTATCGTTCGTGAGCTCACAGGCGGCTTGTATTTCGGCCAGCCGAGCAAACGTTATGTAAACACTGAAGGTGAGCAGGAAGCAGTAGATACACTGTTTTATAAGCGAACGGAAATTGAACGAGTGATCAGAGAGGGCTTCAAAATGGCGGCAGCCAGAAAAGGCAAAGTGACCTCTGTAGATAAAGCGAATGTTCTTGAATCAAGCCGGCTGTGGCGTGAAGTGGCTGAGGACGTTGCACAAGAATTTCCTGATGTGAAGCTTGAGCACATGCTTGTGGATAACGCGGCCATGCAGCTAATTTATGCACCGAATCAATTTGATGTCGTGGTGACTGAAAATATGTTCGGTGATATTTTAAGCGATGAAGCGTCCATGCTTACAGGCTCGCTCGGAATGCTCCCGTCAGCCAGCCTATCAAGCTCTGGCCTTCATCTGTTTGAACCTGTTCATGGCTCCGCGCCTGATATTGCCGGTAAAGGGATGGCAAATCCGTTCGCAGCCATATTGTCAGCGGCAATGCTTTTGAGAACATCTTTCGGGCTTGAAGAGGAAGCGAAAGCTGTAGAAGATGCGGTAAACAAAGTCTTGGCTTCTGGAAAAAGAACAAGAGACTTGGCACGGAGTGAAGAGTTCAGCAGCACTCAGGCCATTACAGAGGAAGTTAAGGCAGCAATCATGAGTGAAAATACAATTTCTAATGTGTGA
- the leuA gene encoding 2-isopropylmalate synthase (Evidence 2a: Function from experimental evidences in other organisms; PubMedId: 15228537, 15916605, 16330546; Product type e: enzyme), translating to MRKINFFDTTLRDGEQSPGVNLNTQEKLAIAKQLERLGADIIEAGFPASSRGDFLAVQEIARTIKNCSVTGLARCVKGDIDAAWEALKDGAQPRIHVFIATSDIHLKHKLKMTREQVIERAVGMVKYAKERFPIVQWSAEDACRTELPFLAEIVEKVIDAGASVINLPDTVGYLAPAEYGNIFKYMKENVPNIHKAKLSAHCHDDLGMAVANSLAAIENGADQIECAVNGIGERAGNAALEEIAVALHTRKDFYQVETGITLNEIKRTSDLVSKLTGMAVPRNKAVVGDNAFAHESGIHQDGFLKEKSTYEIISPELVGVTADALVLGKHSGRHAFKDRLTALGFQFDSEEINKFFTMFKELTEKKKEITDEDLVSLILEEKVTDRKIGYEFLSLQVHYGTSQVPTATLSLKNQENAQLIQEAATGAGSVEAIYNTLERCIDKDVELLDYRIQSNRKGEDAFAQVYVRVLVNGKESAGRGIAQDVLEASAKAYLNAVNRQLVFQSNMSGLKNHTAVGS from the coding sequence TTGCGCAAAATTAATTTTTTCGATACGACGCTTCGTGATGGTGAACAGTCCCCTGGAGTGAACTTGAATACACAGGAGAAACTTGCCATAGCTAAGCAGCTCGAAAGACTCGGGGCAGACATCATTGAAGCGGGATTTCCCGCTTCGTCCCGAGGTGACTTTTTAGCTGTTCAGGAAATCGCAAGAACCATTAAAAATTGTTCAGTAACTGGTCTGGCCCGTTGTGTAAAAGGTGATATTGATGCTGCTTGGGAAGCGTTAAAGGATGGCGCTCAACCAAGAATTCATGTATTTATCGCGACATCGGACATTCATTTGAAGCACAAGCTGAAAATGACACGTGAACAAGTCATTGAAAGAGCAGTTGGAATGGTGAAATACGCAAAAGAACGTTTTCCGATTGTGCAATGGTCAGCTGAAGATGCCTGCCGCACTGAACTGCCGTTTCTAGCAGAAATCGTCGAGAAAGTGATTGACGCAGGCGCCAGTGTTATCAATCTTCCGGACACTGTCGGCTACCTGGCCCCGGCGGAATACGGAAATATCTTTAAATATATGAAAGAAAACGTTCCGAACATTCACAAAGCAAAGCTTTCAGCCCACTGTCATGATGATTTGGGAATGGCAGTCGCAAACTCTCTTGCTGCGATTGAAAATGGCGCTGATCAAATCGAATGCGCTGTGAACGGGATCGGTGAAAGAGCCGGAAACGCGGCATTAGAGGAAATTGCCGTAGCCCTCCATACCAGAAAAGATTTCTACCAAGTCGAAACAGGTATTACGCTGAACGAGATTAAGAGAACAAGTGATTTAGTAAGCAAACTGACAGGCATGGCTGTCCCGCGCAACAAAGCGGTTGTTGGAGATAATGCATTTGCTCATGAATCAGGCATCCATCAGGACGGCTTTTTAAAGGAAAAATCGACTTATGAAATTATTTCACCGGAGCTTGTCGGCGTAACCGCAGATGCGCTTGTCCTAGGTAAACATTCCGGACGCCACGCATTTAAAGACCGGCTGACTGCTTTAGGATTCCAATTTGACAGTGAAGAGATTAATAAATTCTTTACGATGTTCAAAGAGTTGACTGAGAAGAAAAAAGAAATCACTGATGAGGATCTTGTTTCTCTTATTTTAGAAGAAAAAGTAACAGATCGCAAGATTGGGTATGAATTTCTTTCTCTGCAAGTACATTACGGAACAAGTCAGGTCCCTACGGCTACTCTATCTTTGAAAAATCAAGAAAACGCACAGCTTATTCAGGAAGCTGCAACTGGAGCTGGAAGCGTGGAAGCAATCTACAATACGCTTGAGCGCTGCATCGATAAGGATGTGGAGCTCTTAGACTACCGCATTCAGTCTAATAGAAAAGGCGAAGATGCATTTGCCCAGGTGTATGTAAGAGTTTTGGTGAACGGAAAAGAATCAGCAGGGCGGGGCATAGCGCAAGACGTATTAGAAGCATCAGCGAAAGCCTATTTGAACGCAGTAAACCGTCAATTGGTTTTCCAGTCGAATATGAGCGGATTGAAAAACCACACAGCTGTCGGATCATAA
- the ilvC gene encoding acetohydroxy-acid isomeroreductase (NADP-dependent) (Evidence 2a: Function from experimental evidences in other organisms; PubMedId: 15228537, 15916605, 25393291, 25849365; Product type e: enzyme): protein MVKVYYNGDIKENVLAGKTVAVIGYGSQGHAHALNLKESGVDVIVGVRQGKSFTQAQEDGHKVFSVKEAAAQAEIIMVLLPDEQQQKVYEAEIKDELTAGKSLVFAHGFNVHFHQIVPPADVDVFLVAPKGPGHLVRRTYEQGAGVPALFAIYQDVTGEARDKALAYAKGIGGARAGVLETTFKEETETDLFGEQAVLCGGLSALVKAGFETLTEAGYQPELAYFECLHELKLIVDLMYEEGLAGMRYSISDTAQWGDFVSGPRVVDAKVKESMKEVLKDIQNGTFAKEWIVENQVNRPRFNAINASENEHQIEVVGRKLREMMPFVKQGKKKEAVVSVAQN from the coding sequence ATGGTAAAAGTATATTATAACGGTGATATCAAAGAGAACGTATTGGCTGGAAAAACAGTAGCGGTTATCGGGTACGGTTCGCAAGGCCACGCACATGCCCTGAACCTTAAAGAAAGCGGAGTAGACGTGATCGTCGGTGTTAGACAAGGAAAATCTTTCACTCAAGCCCAAGAAGACGGACATAAAGTATTTTCAGTAAAAGAAGCGGCAGCCCAAGCCGAAATCATCATGGTTCTGCTTCCGGATGAGCAGCAGCAAAAAGTATACGAAGCTGAAATCAAAGATGAATTGACAGCAGGAAAATCATTAGTATTCGCTCATGGATTTAACGTGCATTTCCATCAAATTGTTCCTCCGGCGGATGTAGATGTATTCTTAGTGGCCCCTAAAGGCCCGGGACACTTGGTAAGAAGAACATATGAGCAAGGAGCTGGCGTACCTGCATTGTTCGCAATCTATCAAGATGTGACTGGAGAAGCAAGAGACAAAGCCCTCGCTTATGCTAAAGGAATCGGCGGCGCAAGAGCGGGCGTATTAGAAACGACATTTAAAGAAGAAACAGAAACAGATTTGTTCGGTGAGCAAGCAGTTCTTTGCGGCGGATTAAGCGCGCTTGTCAAAGCCGGATTTGAAACCTTAACTGAAGCAGGTTATCAGCCTGAACTTGCATACTTCGAGTGTCTTCATGAGCTGAAATTAATCGTAGACCTTATGTACGAAGAAGGACTTGCAGGAATGAGATATTCAATCTCTGACACAGCACAGTGGGGAGATTTCGTATCAGGCCCTCGCGTTGTGGACGCCAAAGTAAAAGAATCTATGAAAGAAGTATTAAAAGATATCCAAAACGGTACATTCGCAAAAGAGTGGATCGTCGAAAACCAAGTAAACCGTCCTCGTTTCAACGCTATCAATGCAAGCGAGAACGAACATCAAATCGAAGTAGTGGGAAGAAAGCTTCGTGAAATGATGCCGTTTGTGAAACAAGGCAAGAAGAAGGAAGCGGTGGTCTCCGTTGCGCAAAATTAA
- the ilvH gene encoding acetohydroxy-acid synthase (small subunit) (Evidence 1c: Function from experimental evidences in the studied genus; PubMedId: 10229948, 14702326, 15228537, 15916605; Product type e: enzyme), whose protein sequence is MKRIITLTVVNRSGVLNRITGLFTKRHYNIESITVGHTETAGVSRITFVVHVEGENDVEQLTKQLNKQIDVLKVTDITNQSIVQRELALIKVVSAPSTRTEINGIIEPFRASVVDVSRDSIVVQVTGESNKIEALIELLKPYGIKEIARTGTTAFARGTQQKASSNKTISIV, encoded by the coding sequence TTGAAAAGAATTATCACATTGACTGTGGTGAACCGCTCCGGGGTGTTAAACCGGATCACCGGTCTATTCACAAAAAGGCATTACAACATTGAAAGCATTACAGTTGGACACACAGAAACAGCCGGCGTTTCCAGAATCACCTTCGTCGTTCATGTTGAAGGTGAAAATGATGTTGAACAGTTAACGAAACAGCTCAACAAACAGATTGATGTGCTGAAAGTCACAGACATCACAAATCAATCGATTGTCCAGAGGGAGCTGGCCTTAATCAAGGTTGTCTCCGCACCTTCAACAAGAACAGAGATTAATGGAATCATAGAACCGTTTAGAGCCTCTGTCGTTGATGTCAGCAGAGACAGCATCGTTGTTCAGGTGACAGGTGAATCTAACAAAATTGAAGCGCTTATTGAGTTATTAAAACCTTATGGCATTAAAGAAATCGCGAGAACAGGTACAACGGCTTTTGCGAGGGGAACCCAGCAAAAGGCGTCATCCAATAAAACAATATCTATTGTATAA